One genomic region from Bradyrhizobium icense encodes:
- the fabZ gene encoding 3-hydroxyacyl-ACP dehydratase FabZ: MEEAPVRFELVDINEILKTLPHRYPMLLIDRVIKIRTDYSGIGIKNVTFNEPPFLGHFPERPVYPGVMMIEAMAQTAGVIGIKSVEGTEKPRAVYFLTIDKCKFRKPVMPGDTIEYHMRSIGRRKAMWWFHGDAKVNGAVVAEADVGAMLTD; the protein is encoded by the coding sequence ATGGAGGAGGCACCGGTCAGGTTTGAGCTCGTGGACATCAACGAGATCCTCAAGACGCTCCCGCACCGTTATCCAATGCTGCTGATTGATCGGGTGATCAAGATCCGGACCGATTACAGCGGTATCGGCATCAAGAACGTTACGTTCAACGAGCCGCCGTTTCTCGGCCATTTCCCCGAACGTCCGGTCTATCCCGGCGTGATGATGATCGAGGCCATGGCGCAGACCGCCGGCGTGATCGGCATCAAGTCGGTCGAGGGCACCGAGAAGCCGCGCGCGGTTTATTTCCTTACCATCGACAAGTGCAAATTCCGCAAGCCGGTGATGCCCGGCGACACCATCGAATACCACATGCGCTCGATCGGCCGCCGCAAGGCGATGTGGTGGTTTCACGGCGATGCCAAGGTAAATGGTGCCGTGGTTGCGGAAGCGGACGTCGGCGCAATGCTGACGGATTGA
- a CDS encoding histidine phosphatase family protein, producing the protein MNRLASIISCLVFFLLMQPQGYAADLNGLVSSLKGGGYVIVFRHGATDDSQKDVYPFKFDDMSAQRQLSEKGRALARDLGAALAKLGVPIGEVYTSQLNRAVETGKLISGKDVSPVDALTDSGAGNPSAMANPDGKNAKIGRAIRGLVDVPPKAGVNNVAVTHKTNVADAFGKEFGDIREGEALVYKTSSSGPAVLVARVQPGEWIAQAGS; encoded by the coding sequence GTGAACAGGCTTGCGTCCATTATTTCGTGTTTGGTCTTTTTTCTGCTGATGCAGCCGCAAGGTTACGCGGCAGATCTCAACGGTCTCGTATCGTCCCTCAAGGGTGGCGGCTACGTCATCGTGTTTCGACACGGTGCCACCGACGACAGCCAGAAGGACGTTTACCCCTTCAAATTCGACGACATGAGTGCGCAGCGCCAACTGAGCGAGAAGGGCCGCGCGCTGGCGCGCGATCTTGGGGCTGCGCTCGCGAAACTCGGTGTGCCGATCGGCGAGGTCTATACGAGCCAGCTAAACCGCGCGGTCGAGACCGGTAAGCTGATCAGCGGCAAGGACGTGTCTCCCGTCGACGCGCTGACTGACAGCGGCGCGGGCAATCCGTCGGCGATGGCGAACCCCGACGGCAAGAACGCCAAAATTGGACGCGCCATCCGCGGCCTCGTCGACGTGCCTCCGAAAGCCGGCGTCAATAATGTAGCGGTGACGCACAAAACCAACGTCGCCGACGCCTTCGGAAAGGAGTTTGGCGATATCCGCGAGGGCGAGGCGCTCGTCTACAAGACCAGTAGCTCGGGCCCGGCCGTCCTGGTCGCGCGCGTGCAGCCCGGCGAATGGATTGCTCAGGCCGGCAGCTAG
- the lpxA gene encoding acyl-ACP--UDP-N-acetylglucosamine O-acyltransferase, producing the protein MGTIDPTARVEDGAVIGEGTTIGPYCIIGPNVVIGANCRLIAHVHVTAQTTIGDGCTIYPFVSLGTPPQSLSYKGELTRLEIGAGCTIRESVTMNAGTVAGGGVTRVGERGYFMNCSHVGHDCQVGNDVIFATSATLGGHCEIGDFVFIGGLSAVHQFTRIGPQVMVGGVCGVRGDIIPFGLANGQYASLEGLNIIGMKRRKFTKERLAKVRWFYQKLFHGPGIFAERLNAVQPMAGEDPAIAEILAFIEQGKHRALCLPAGDGNKP; encoded by the coding sequence ATGGGTACGATCGATCCAACCGCGCGGGTTGAGGATGGCGCTGTGATCGGCGAGGGGACGACAATCGGTCCCTATTGCATCATCGGGCCGAACGTCGTCATCGGCGCGAACTGCAGGCTGATCGCGCATGTGCACGTCACCGCGCAGACCACGATCGGCGATGGCTGCACGATCTATCCGTTCGTCTCGCTCGGCACACCGCCGCAATCGCTGAGTTACAAGGGCGAACTGACCCGGCTCGAGATCGGCGCGGGCTGCACGATCCGGGAATCCGTTACCATGAATGCCGGCACGGTCGCCGGCGGCGGTGTGACACGGGTCGGCGAGCGTGGTTACTTCATGAATTGCAGCCATGTCGGACACGATTGCCAGGTCGGCAATGATGTGATCTTCGCGACATCGGCAACGCTCGGCGGCCATTGCGAGATCGGCGATTTCGTCTTCATCGGCGGGCTCTCGGCCGTGCACCAGTTCACGCGGATCGGGCCGCAGGTGATGGTCGGCGGCGTCTGCGGCGTGCGCGGCGACATCATTCCGTTCGGGCTCGCCAATGGACAGTATGCCAGCCTCGAAGGACTGAACATCATTGGCATGAAGCGCCGCAAGTTCACCAAGGAACGGCTCGCCAAGGTGCGCTGGTTCTACCAAAAGCTGTTTCACGGGCCCGGTATTTTTGCCGAGCGGCTGAATGCGGTGCAGCCGATGGCCGGGGAAGATCCTGCGATTGCGGAAATCCTTGCCTTCATCGAGCAGGGCAAGCATCGCGCGCTTTGCCTTCCCGCCGGCGACGGCAACAAACCCTGA
- a CDS encoding LpxI family protein yields MISAASDISSPVGVIAGGGAMPFAVADSLAARGIAPVLFALRGACDPAPLERFRHHWISVGQLGRATKLFRSEGCRDLIFIGTLLRPALSEIRLDWGTLRVLGRVWAAFRGGDDHLLSGIGRILEQDGFRMVGIRDVAPDVLMPEGQIARATPDAAAAADIAKGREVLGALGPFDIGQAVVVIDGHVVAVEDIEGTDGLLARVARLREAGRIRARSGRGVLVKAPKSGQDLRFDLPTVGAKTIEGAASAGLAGIAVIAGHTIAADSQAMIEAADRAGLFVQGLSA; encoded by the coding sequence ATGATCTCAGCGGCTTCCGATATTTCATCGCCCGTCGGCGTCATCGCAGGCGGCGGCGCAATGCCGTTCGCGGTGGCGGATTCGCTTGCTGCGCGGGGGATCGCGCCGGTGCTGTTCGCGCTGCGCGGCGCCTGCGATCCGGCCCCTCTCGAACGCTTCCGCCATCACTGGATTTCGGTCGGACAACTCGGCCGCGCCACAAAACTCTTTCGCAGCGAGGGCTGCCGCGATCTCATCTTCATCGGTACGCTGCTGCGGCCTGCGCTGTCGGAGATCAGGCTGGACTGGGGAACGCTCCGCGTGCTCGGCCGCGTCTGGGCGGCGTTTCGTGGCGGTGACGATCATCTGTTGTCGGGGATCGGCCGCATTCTCGAACAGGACGGTTTCCGGATGGTCGGCATCCGGGATGTCGCCCCCGACGTTCTGATGCCAGAGGGGCAAATTGCCCGCGCCACGCCGGATGCCGCTGCCGCCGCTGACATTGCCAAGGGGCGGGAGGTGCTCGGCGCGCTTGGCCCGTTCGACATCGGCCAGGCCGTGGTCGTGATCGACGGGCATGTTGTGGCGGTCGAGGATATCGAAGGCACCGATGGGCTGCTGGCGCGGGTGGCGAGGCTGCGCGAGGCGGGGCGCATTCGCGCCAGATCCGGCCGCGGCGTGCTGGTGAAGGCGCCGAAGAGCGGGCAGGATTTGCGCTTCGACCTGCCGACCGTGGGCGCAAAAACCATCGAAGGCGCAGCCAGCGCCGGGCTCGCCGGCATTGCCGTGATCGCCGGCCATACGATTGCCGCGGACTCGCAAGCCATGATCGAGGCCGCCGATCGCGCCGGCCTGTTCGTCCAGGGTTTATCAGCGTGA
- the lpxB gene encoding lipid-A-disaccharide synthase, with protein sequence MERRIFLIATEESGDRLGASLMKVLRQRLGDAVQFEGVGGRAMAREGLDSLFPIEELSIIGLAAVVKELPKILGLIKETAIVVTEASPDILVIIDSPDFTHRVARRVRAKDPKIPIVDYVSPSVWAWRPGRARAMRKYVDHVLALLPFEPEAYRRLHGPPCSYVGHPLTEQLSSLRPNADEAKRRAESPPVLLVLPGSRRSEIRHHMAVFGQAVGLLQEQGTTFELVLPTMPHLQEAVVDAVKGWPVQPQVVIGEQEKRAAFRIAHAALAKSGTVTLELALAGVPMVTAYRVGAMEAFILRRAIRVSSVILANLVIGRDVIPEFLQENCTPEKLSQALREVLSDSALRREQLEAFATLDGIMSTGNQPPSVRAADIVLATMRKAWRG encoded by the coding sequence ATGGAGCGGAGGATATTTCTGATCGCGACGGAAGAATCCGGCGATCGTCTCGGCGCCAGCTTGATGAAAGTGCTGCGCCAGCGACTTGGCGATGCGGTGCAGTTCGAGGGCGTCGGCGGCCGCGCAATGGCGCGCGAAGGGCTGGATTCGCTGTTTCCGATCGAAGAGCTCTCGATCATCGGGCTGGCAGCGGTCGTCAAGGAACTGCCGAAGATCCTCGGGCTGATCAAGGAAACGGCCATCGTGGTGACGGAGGCCTCGCCCGATATTCTCGTCATCATCGACAGCCCCGACTTTACCCATCGCGTCGCCAGGCGCGTGCGCGCCAAGGATCCCAAAATTCCGATCGTCGACTATGTGTCGCCCTCGGTATGGGCGTGGCGGCCCGGCCGGGCGCGCGCGATGCGGAAATACGTCGATCACGTGCTGGCGCTCTTGCCGTTCGAGCCCGAGGCCTATCGCCGGCTGCACGGCCCGCCCTGCAGCTATGTCGGTCACCCCCTGACCGAGCAATTGTCGTCGCTGCGTCCGAATGCCGACGAGGCGAAGCGGCGGGCGGAGTCGCCGCCGGTGCTTTTGGTGCTGCCGGGAAGCCGCCGCAGCGAAATCCGCCACCACATGGCGGTATTCGGCCAAGCCGTCGGACTGCTGCAGGAGCAGGGCACGACGTTCGAACTGGTGCTGCCGACCATGCCGCATTTGCAAGAGGCGGTTGTGGACGCGGTGAAGGGCTGGCCGGTGCAGCCCCAGGTCGTGATCGGTGAGCAGGAGAAGCGGGCGGCATTCCGGATCGCGCACGCAGCGCTCGCCAAATCCGGCACCGTGACGCTCGAACTGGCATTGGCTGGCGTGCCGATGGTGACGGCTTACCGCGTCGGCGCCATGGAAGCGTTCATCCTGAGGCGCGCGATCCGCGTCTCGTCAGTGATCCTCGCCAATCTCGTGATCGGCAGGGACGTCATTCCCGAATTCCTGCAGGAAAACTGCACGCCTGAAAAACTGTCGCAAGCCCTTCGCGAAGTGCTGTCGGACTCGGCGCTCCGCCGTGAGCAGTTAGAGGCTTTCGCCACGCTCGACGGCATCATGTCGACCGGCAATCAGCCGCCCAGCGTGCGCGCCGCCGATATCGTGCTGGCGACGATGCGCAAGGCATGGCGGGGGTAG